The Cyclobacteriaceae bacterium DNA segment ATTGGGAGGCACAATTCCGGTGCCGGTCATAATCAGGCAGCCATAAGGAAATGAACATTCGCGGAATACAAACGAAGCCAGTTCTTCCAAGGAGCGTTTCATTTGATTTATGGCTATGGAATCAGCGAAAACGTTAACCTGGTTTCGGAGAATGTTAAGATGGATTGTAGTTGTGGGGTCAATCGGTTTATCTGTAACATAAATACATGGCCCGATAGCGGCACAACCATCGTATGTTTTAGCTTGTGGAAGATACAGTGGATTTTCACCTTCAATGCTGCGACTGCTCATGTCGTTGCCGATGGTATATCCGATTATCTTTCCGGATGACGCAACCATTAGCGTAAGTTCTGGTTCTGGAACATCCCAGGTAGAGTCTTTTCTGATTCTTACGTGGTCGTGATGGCCCACCACCCGGTGTGCGGTTGACTTGAAAAACACTTCAGGACGTTCAGCTTCATACACCCGCGCATAGAAATCGCCACCACCGGTGGTTTTTGATTCTTCCTGCCGTCCCACTTTGCTGCGCAGGTACGTTACACCACAGGCCCAAAGTTCTTGTTGGTCGATGGGAGGAAGAATCGAATTTTCTATAAAATCTTTAGCCTGTGAATGTGATAACGAAGCTGAGGTAAGTTGTTTGAGTTTTGCATACAGGTTATCATCATTGATAAACGTGTTCCAATCTTCCTGATGGAGAAAAAAAATATTATCTTTTTCGATGAGTATTCCGGATGATGTGTGATAGACTCTCATATTTCCGCTAACTACTAATTGGCTAAACCACAAAGAGACACAAAGAGTGCACAAAGATCACGAAGGGTGATGATATGATAATTCATTGTGAACTTTGTGTAATAGCTTCGTGCGCTTTGTGGTTTGGATTTATTGTTTGATTTAAGGTTAAATTTAAAACCATGCGATAGACAAACTTTAATGCAAATCGCCCTTAACTTCACTTCCGGAACCTCCGCGTAAAATATCAAAATCGCAACCGAGGTCGGCTTGTTGTACATGATCGAGGAAGAATTTTACATAGCCTCTTTCGGTGTGTGCAGGTGGAGGAGTCCAGTTTGCTTTTCGCTTCTTGAGTTCTTCATCACTTACATCCAAGTGAAGCTTTCTTTTTTCAATGTCCAGCTCAATCATGTCTCCATCCTGAACCAAGGCAAGCGTGCCACCAATGGCCGACTCAGGTGAAACGTGTAGCACCACTGTGCCGCCTGCCGTACCACTCATTCTGCCAT contains these protein-coding regions:
- a CDS encoding fumarylacetoacetate hydrolase family protein, whose product is MRVYHTSSGILIEKDNIFFLHQEDWNTFINDDNLYAKLKQLTSASLSHSQAKDFIENSILPPIDQQELWACGVTYLRSKVGRQEESKTTGGGDFYARVYEAERPEVFFKSTAHRVVGHHDHVRIRKDSTWDVPEPELTLMVASSGKIIGYTIGNDMSSRSIEGENPLYLPQAKTYDGCAAIGPCIYVTDKPIDPTTTIHLNILRNQVNVFADSIAINQMKRSLEELASFVFRECSFPYGCLIMTGTGIVPPNDFTLQSGDEIRIKIDNIGTLINTVR